From the Accumulibacter sp. genome, one window contains:
- the pgaB gene encoding poly-beta-1,6-N-acetyl-D-glucosamine N-deacetylase PgaB: MAFLIRSLLGVLLALAAAPAPAADARFMALSYHEVVADNEPLTPTAVRASDLARQFAWLRANDFHPVSVDQILSARAGGPPLPPNAILLTFDDGFKDAYTRVFPLLKLFNYPAVIALVGHWMDVREGQMVDYDGKPVARSKFLSWQQVREMQASGLVEVASHSYGLHRGILANPQGNTQPATTTRLYANGRYEDDAAYLARLRHDLRDSISQHTGKAPRIIVWPYGRSNQAAQEVAGELGMPIGLTLVDGFNDPGTPKSTWKRQLIENSPSLQAFAEMLRVTWDANPARSVGVDPATWPVGEDGLSPTLDRLLSLSPNIAFVKPTIERDGREMALFPTGLRPLADDQLNHIAWQTERRAGVPVFIDLPAAWLAEPELVADLARQVNFAGLRVRAAPDSAAAGRLREAATRWVWPLQIAWAPAQPPTAAQWAALRPGDLMVLPAGTEHLATVPKEMARQVLFEFDPSLPPETIARQMRQLEAAGFRQFGVGGLPESLMGPIFPSLSLRWQPQLP, from the coding sequence ATGGCGTTTCTGATCCGCAGCCTCCTCGGCGTCCTGCTGGCTCTCGCCGCCGCGCCGGCGCCAGCCGCCGACGCCCGCTTCATGGCGCTGAGCTACCACGAGGTCGTTGCCGACAACGAGCCGCTGACCCCGACCGCCGTCCGCGCCAGCGATCTGGCCCGGCAGTTCGCCTGGCTCAGGGCCAACGACTTCCATCCGGTCAGCGTCGACCAGATCCTCTCCGCCCGCGCCGGCGGCCCGCCACTGCCGCCCAACGCCATCCTGCTGACCTTCGACGACGGGTTCAAGGATGCCTACACGCGCGTCTTTCCGCTGCTCAAGCTGTTCAACTACCCCGCGGTCATCGCCCTGGTCGGCCATTGGATGGACGTCCGCGAAGGCCAGATGGTCGACTACGACGGCAAGCCGGTCGCGCGCAGCAAGTTCCTGAGCTGGCAGCAGGTTCGTGAAATGCAGGCCTCCGGGCTGGTCGAGGTCGCCTCGCATTCCTACGGCCTGCATCGCGGCATTCTCGCCAACCCGCAGGGCAATACGCAGCCGGCGACGACCACCCGCCTGTACGCCAACGGCCGTTACGAGGACGATGCCGCCTACCTCGCCCGCCTGCGCCATGATCTTCGCGACAGCATCAGCCAGCACACCGGCAAGGCGCCGCGGATCATCGTCTGGCCCTACGGGCGCAGCAACCAGGCCGCCCAGGAGGTCGCCGGCGAGCTCGGCATGCCGATCGGCCTGACGCTGGTCGACGGCTTCAACGATCCCGGCACGCCGAAGTCCACCTGGAAACGCCAGTTGATCGAGAACAGCCCTTCGCTGCAGGCCTTCGCCGAAATGCTGCGCGTCACCTGGGACGCCAACCCGGCACGCAGCGTCGGGGTCGACCCCGCCACCTGGCCAGTCGGCGAGGACGGCCTATCGCCGACCCTCGACCGCCTGCTGAGCTTGAGCCCGAACATCGCCTTCGTCAAACCGACCATCGAACGCGACGGCCGGGAAATGGCTCTGTTCCCGACCGGATTGCGTCCGCTCGCCGACGACCAGCTCAACCACATCGCCTGGCAGACCGAGCGCCGCGCCGGCGTGCCGGTCTTCATCGACCTGCCGGCCGCCTGGCTCGCCGAACCGGAACTGGTCGCCGACCTCGCGCGGCAGGTCAATTTTGCCGGCCTGCGCGTGCGCGCCGCGCCCGACAGCGCCGCCGCCGGGCGCCTCCGCGAGGCGGCCACACGCTGGGTCTGGCCGCTGCAGATCGCCTGGGCGCCGGCGCAGCCACCGACTGCCGCGCAGTGGGCGGCGCTGCGCCCCGGTGACCTGATGGTGCTGCCTGCCGGCACGGAGCACCTCGCAACCGTTCCCAAGGAAATGGCCCGGCAGGTCCTCTTCGAGTTCGACCCCTCGCTGCCGCCGGAAACCATCGCCCGCCAGATGCGGCAGCTCGAAGCCGCCGGCTTCCGCCAGTTCGGCGTCGGCGGCTTGCCGGAGAGCCTGATGGGGCCGATCTTCCCTTCCCTCTCGCTGCGCTGGCAGCCGCAACTGCCATGA
- the pgaA gene encoding poly-beta-1,6 N-acetyl-D-glucosamine export porin PgaA gives MNGLRRALPLSLTLATLTASAGEEWLMPARARHPAPAPAAAIGGDDWAPELGRQLAILRAQPDNVEARHAAWVAAMRLGLFTQAAALDAPLSEADRRAMEGDIIALDIRYGIVDRNTLRGPERFVRLDIALTATDALAAEFFAGKLPDAEDRRRLTDRLSALAARGRAADAVMLYESLLARDIPVPLWAERDVAGSYLELRRPQEALILYQRVVADNADDFDGNLGLFYALVETEQLDAATGHIDRYAARLPERRHLDGRYNGERLSADIAADRVRIFADRLGEAQTRIDARHATIPHNSEARQSSASLALARGWPHQGGEMLRRTIGSDPLNPALHADLAENLLTLQDWPAARAALDHASELDADSGAVRRARRSHELYDSHELHVEAGYGEGQDVNFFGSRDWAIDSFLYSRPINDTWRVFAHNYSASADFNRDNQSWIRTGAGAEWRHLGWRVTGEVNGGSGVRTGVTGTVRWKPDDQWTFYGAAESVTNQIPLRAVADGIHASRVSLGVDWRQHEARRLGLGVHASDFSDGNLRRGVNALWFERWLSGPKWMFETTLGADASRNSLNAPVNYFNPKSDRSLWLTGAVEHLTWRSYDHSFRQRLALTGGTYWQEFYGSGAIEAIEYGHRWEIDRDLSLRYGIGRLLRPYDGEREGRTFANLVLLWRF, from the coding sequence ATGAACGGTCTGCGCCGCGCCTTGCCGCTTTCCCTCACCCTTGCCACGCTGACGGCGAGCGCCGGCGAGGAGTGGCTGATGCCGGCAAGGGCCAGGCATCCCGCCCCGGCGCCAGCGGCAGCCATCGGCGGCGACGACTGGGCGCCGGAACTGGGGCGCCAGCTCGCCATCCTCCGCGCCCAGCCGGACAACGTCGAGGCGCGCCATGCTGCCTGGGTGGCCGCCATGCGCCTCGGCCTCTTCACGCAGGCCGCCGCGCTCGATGCACCTCTTTCCGAAGCCGATCGGCGGGCGATGGAGGGCGACATCATCGCCCTCGACATCCGCTACGGCATCGTCGACCGCAACACCCTGCGCGGACCGGAACGCTTCGTGCGCCTCGACATCGCGCTGACCGCAACCGACGCGCTCGCCGCAGAGTTCTTCGCCGGCAAGCTGCCGGACGCTGAAGACCGGCGCCGCCTGACCGACCGCCTCAGCGCGCTCGCCGCCCGCGGCCGCGCCGCCGATGCCGTCATGCTCTACGAAAGCCTGCTCGCCCGCGACATTCCGGTTCCCCTCTGGGCAGAACGCGACGTCGCCGGCAGCTACCTCGAACTGCGCCGGCCGCAGGAGGCGCTGATCCTCTACCAGCGGGTGGTCGCCGACAATGCGGACGATTTCGACGGCAACCTCGGGCTCTTCTACGCCCTGGTCGAGACCGAGCAGCTCGACGCCGCCACCGGGCACATCGACCGCTACGCCGCCCGCCTGCCCGAGCGTCGCCATCTCGACGGCCGCTACAACGGCGAGCGCCTGAGCGCCGACATCGCCGCCGACCGCGTGCGCATCTTCGCCGACCGCCTCGGCGAAGCGCAAACGCGCATCGATGCCCGCCATGCGACGATTCCCCACAACAGCGAAGCCCGCCAGTCATCGGCCAGCCTCGCGCTGGCCCGCGGCTGGCCGCACCAGGGTGGCGAGATGCTGCGCCGGACCATCGGTAGCGACCCGCTCAACCCGGCGCTGCACGCCGATCTTGCCGAGAACCTGCTCACCCTGCAGGACTGGCCCGCCGCCCGCGCCGCTCTCGACCATGCCAGCGAGCTCGACGCCGACAGCGGCGCCGTGCGGCGCGCCCGCCGCAGTCACGAGTTGTACGACAGTCACGAGCTCCACGTCGAAGCCGGCTATGGCGAGGGGCAGGACGTCAATTTCTTCGGCAGCCGCGACTGGGCGATCGACAGCTTCCTCTACAGCCGGCCGATCAACGACACCTGGCGGGTCTTCGCCCACAACTACTCGGCCAGCGCCGATTTCAACCGCGACAACCAGAGCTGGATCCGCACCGGCGCCGGCGCTGAATGGCGCCATCTCGGCTGGCGGGTGACCGGCGAGGTGAACGGCGGCAGCGGGGTCAGGACCGGCGTCACCGGCACCGTGCGCTGGAAGCCCGACGACCAGTGGACCTTCTACGGCGCCGCGGAGAGCGTGACCAACCAGATCCCGCTGCGCGCCGTCGCCGACGGCATCCACGCCAGCCGCGTCAGCCTCGGCGTCGACTGGCGCCAGCACGAAGCGCGCAGGCTCGGGCTGGGCGTGCATGCGAGCGATTTTTCCGACGGCAACCTGCGCCGCGGCGTCAACGCCCTGTGGTTCGAACGCTGGCTGAGCGGCCCGAAGTGGATGTTCGAGACGACGCTCGGCGCCGACGCCTCGCGCAACTCGCTCAATGCCCCCGTCAATTACTTCAACCCGAAAAGCGACCGTTCGCTGTGGTTGACCGGAGCCGTCGAGCACCTCACCTGGCGCAGCTACGACCACTCCTTCCGCCAGCGTCTCGCGCTGACCGGCGGCACCTACTGGCAGGAGTTCTACGGTTCCGGTGCCATCGAGGCCATCGAATACGGCCACCGCTGGGAGATCGACCGCGACCTCTCGCTGCGCTACGGCATCGGCCGCCTGCTGCGCCCCTACGACGGCGAGCGCGAAGGCCGCACTTTCGCCAATCTGGTCCTGCTATGGCGTTTCTGA
- a CDS encoding methyltransferase domain-containing protein gives MPAQFLRVLASSVLILGLAHPVHSARNYGDEQFRLEHGYDGKDVFWAPTPDAMVMLMLRTARVTPTDIVYDLGAGEGRIPIAAARAFGARAVGIEHSPEVAALARRNVKRAGLEGRVRIVTGDLFVEDFSEATVVTMFLTPVLNRRLRPLLLQMKPGTRIVSHSFHMGDWQPDATIATENAEGFFWIVPAQVAGEWSLRLPGEATSSHLQLQQAYQQVSGTLALGERSVAVAGRLQGATLQFDYVGPDGTPATVTVAVDGQHLAGEQQHPRASGRVSGERR, from the coding sequence ATGCCTGCACAGTTCCTCCGCGTCCTTGCCAGCAGCGTCCTGATCCTTGGGCTGGCGCACCCCGTCCATTCCGCCAGAAACTACGGCGACGAGCAGTTCCGCCTCGAACACGGGTACGACGGCAAGGACGTCTTCTGGGCGCCGACGCCGGACGCCATGGTGATGCTGATGCTGCGGACCGCCAGGGTGACGCCGACGGACATCGTCTACGACCTCGGCGCTGGCGAGGGGCGGATTCCGATCGCCGCGGCACGGGCCTTCGGCGCCCGCGCGGTCGGCATCGAGCATTCGCCGGAGGTCGCCGCGCTGGCGCGGCGCAACGTCAAACGCGCCGGCCTCGAGGGGCGGGTGAGGATCGTCACCGGTGACCTCTTCGTCGAGGACTTTTCCGAGGCGACGGTGGTGACGATGTTCCTGACACCTGTCCTCAACCGCAGGCTGCGGCCTCTCCTGCTGCAGATGAAGCCGGGCACGCGCATCGTCTCGCACAGTTTCCACATGGGCGACTGGCAACCCGATGCGACGATCGCGACCGAGAATGCGGAGGGCTTCTTCTGGATCGTGCCGGCGCAGGTGGCGGGCGAGTGGTCGCTGCGCCTGCCGGGCGAGGCCACGTCGTCCCACCTGCAGTTGCAGCAGGCCTACCAGCAGGTGTCCGGCACCCTCGCGCTCGGCGAGCGGAGCGTTGCCGTCGCGGGCCGGCTACAGGGGGCGACGCTGCAGTTCGACTACGTCGGGCCGGACGGCACGCCGGCAACCGTCACCGTCGCCGTCGATGGCCAGCACCTCGCCGGCGAGCAGCAACACCCGCGGGCCAGCGGCCGGGTGAGCGGCGAACGCCGCTGA
- a CDS encoding APC family permease — MPARGEQPRHLLRTTGAVAIVVGIVVGAGIFKTPAMVAGITQDHGWLIAVWLAGALVSLAGALCYAELCAAYPHAGGDYHFLSRAWGKRFAFLYAWSKAMVINTGSIALLAYVFGDYMSRVVDLGAHSSALWAVAIIIALTAANILGLSFAARLQTAMVLLLVGGLAAVVVAGFAAPAAELTSRPSPAWFASTPPAGMLGLAMVFVLLTFGGWNEAAYLSAEMHGGARAVAPVLMISLSLITALYLLANLALLHGLGLSRLAASKAAGAEVLGLHFGAWGERLLGVLVGLGALTSIHSTMIVGARGNYALGRDWAPLRRLGRWSAGRGAPVNAYVVQAAISLALVVFGTFQADGFAAMVEFTAPVFWAFLFMVGMAVFRLRRRQPGIERPFRVPLYPLTPIVFCAACAWLAWSSVAYAASQAAVHVSLLLMLAGLVVLGGLLLHRRLVGQRTSGSP; from the coding sequence ATGCCTGCCCGCGGCGAGCAACCCCGCCACCTGCTGCGCACGACGGGTGCGGTGGCCATCGTCGTCGGCATCGTCGTCGGTGCCGGCATCTTCAAGACACCGGCGATGGTCGCCGGCATCACGCAGGATCACGGCTGGCTGATCGCCGTCTGGCTGGCCGGCGCCCTCGTCTCGCTCGCCGGCGCGCTGTGCTATGCCGAACTGTGTGCGGCCTACCCACATGCCGGCGGCGACTACCACTTCCTCAGCCGCGCCTGGGGCAAGCGCTTCGCCTTCCTCTACGCATGGTCGAAGGCGATGGTGATCAACACCGGCTCGATCGCCCTGCTCGCCTACGTCTTCGGTGACTACATGTCGCGTGTCGTCGATCTCGGCGCGCATTCTTCGGCTCTCTGGGCGGTTGCCATCATCATCGCGCTCACCGCCGCCAACATCCTCGGGTTGAGCTTCGCCGCCCGCTTGCAGACGGCGATGGTGCTGCTGCTCGTCGGTGGGCTGGCGGCCGTCGTCGTTGCCGGCTTCGCGGCACCGGCGGCTGAACTGACGTCGCGTCCGTCGCCGGCCTGGTTCGCCAGCACACCGCCGGCCGGCATGCTCGGCCTGGCGATGGTGTTCGTGCTGCTCACCTTCGGCGGCTGGAACGAGGCCGCCTACCTCTCGGCCGAAATGCACGGCGGCGCACGCGCCGTCGCCCCGGTATTGATGATCAGCCTGAGCCTCATCACCGCCCTCTACCTGCTCGCCAATCTCGCACTGCTGCACGGGCTCGGCCTCAGCCGGCTTGCCGCCAGCAAGGCCGCCGGTGCCGAGGTGCTCGGTCTGCATTTCGGCGCCTGGGGCGAGCGCCTGCTCGGCGTGCTCGTCGGGCTTGGCGCGCTGACCAGCATCCATTCGACGATGATCGTCGGCGCCCGCGGCAACTACGCGCTCGGCCGCGACTGGGCGCCGCTGCGCCGCCTGGGCCGCTGGTCTGCCGGGCGGGGTGCGCCGGTGAACGCCTATGTCGTGCAGGCGGCCATCAGCCTCGCACTGGTCGTCTTCGGCACCTTCCAGGCCGATGGCTTTGCGGCGATGGTGGAGTTCACGGCGCCGGTCTTCTGGGCCTTCCTGTTCATGGTCGGGATGGCCGTCTTCCGGCTGCGCCGGCGCCAGCCCGGGATCGAGCGGCCCTTCCGCGTGCCGCTCTACCCGCTGACGCCCATCGTGTTCTGCGCCGCGTGCGCCTGGCTGGCGTGGTCGAGCGTCGCCTACGCGGCGAGCCAGGCGGCGGTGCACGTCTCGCTGCTGCTGATGCTGGCCGGTCTCGTCGTGCTCGGCGGGCTGCTGCTGCATCGTCGCCTCGTCGGCCAGCGTACTTCCGGTTCGCCATAG
- a CDS encoding RES family NAD+ phosphorylase: MNPPEPRLSRLRQSDTVRLIPSRFAEREDSVLSAIADNLDHLRDLFELDNASNERLIGERGGLPGIGVDELVFGVPNFRIVNAAFTYPRPEGSRFNDGERGAWYCAFELATALAEIIFHKTVEYEEIGRFDDSVDYQELLADFSGEFHDLRDPQTFAACLDPGSYVAAQGLAARLLDAGSLGIIYPSVRRSGGTNLACFRPALVGNPRRAASFRLTWTGNWQPRVERLDHQETGGS; this comes from the coding sequence GTGAACCCGCCCGAGCCGCGCCTGTCGCGCCTGCGCCAAAGCGATACGGTACGGCTGATTCCTTCGCGCTTTGCCGAGCGCGAGGATTCGGTGCTGAGCGCAATCGCCGACAACCTCGACCACCTGCGCGACCTGTTCGAACTCGACAACGCCAGCAACGAACGACTGATCGGCGAGCGTGGCGGGCTGCCGGGAATCGGCGTCGACGAACTGGTTTTCGGCGTGCCGAACTTCCGCATCGTCAATGCCGCCTTCACCTACCCTCGCCCGGAAGGCAGCCGCTTCAACGACGGCGAGCGTGGCGCCTGGTATTGCGCCTTCGAACTGGCAACGGCACTCGCCGAGATCATCTTCCACAAGACCGTCGAGTACGAGGAAATCGGCCGCTTCGACGACAGCGTCGACTACCAGGAACTGCTCGCCGACTTCAGCGGCGAGTTCCACGACTTGCGCGACCCGCAGACCTTTGCCGCCTGCCTCGACCCCGGCAGCTATGTCGCCGCGCAGGGTCTCGCGGCACGCCTGCTCGACGCCGGCTCGCTGGGAATCATCTACCCCAGCGTGCGCCGCTCCGGCGGGACCAACCTCGCCTGCTTCCGGCCGGCGCTGGTCGGCAATCCTCGCCGCGCCGCATCGTTTCGCCTGACCTGGACGGGCAACTGGCAACCCCGGGTGGAGAGACTCGACCACCAGGAAACAGGAGGCTCGTGA
- a CDS encoding antitoxin Xre-like helix-turn-helix domain-containing protein, giving the protein MNVAYAYPASRFEPAALVDLNSRAERERLSKSALQGFFNLAAAWRLRDEDARELLGGLSSSAFYEWKKNPDRLLEVDRITRISYLIGIYKALHILYGDKLADEWVSLPNNNRIFAGRSPLAFMLGGGLLAMQTVRKLLEARRGGL; this is encoded by the coding sequence ATGAATGTTGCCTATGCCTACCCCGCCAGCCGCTTCGAACCTGCGGCTCTTGTCGATCTCAATTCGCGCGCCGAGCGCGAGCGTCTGTCGAAATCGGCGCTGCAGGGCTTCTTCAATCTGGCCGCTGCCTGGCGACTGCGCGACGAAGACGCGCGCGAGCTGCTCGGCGGCCTGTCGAGCAGTGCCTTCTACGAGTGGAAGAAGAACCCCGACCGGCTGCTCGAAGTCGATCGGATCACCCGCATCTCCTACCTGATCGGCATCTACAAGGCCCTGCACATTCTCTACGGCGACAAGCTGGCGGACGAGTGGGTCAGCCTGCCGAACAACAACCGGATTTTCGCCGGCCGCTCACCGCTCGCTTTCATGCTGGGCGGCGGTCTGCTGGCGATGCAGACCGTTCGCAAACTGCTCGAGGCGCGGCGCGGCGGCCTGTGA